The Edaphobacter flagellatus sequence AGTGGCTCCTCCTGCTCCGAAGACTCTTACGGCTCCTACCGGAGCAACTGTCTCCGTTACGATTAATCAGCAACTGAGCGCCAGCAAGAATAACGTTGGCGATGGCTTTACCGGAGAACTCTCTGCCCCAGTTACGACATCCGGCGGTGCGACTGTATTCCCAAGGGGAACGAGCGTCTCAGGAACCGTCGTGGCAGCTAAAGGCCGTGGCAAATTCAAGGGCGCTGGCGATCTTGGAATTCAGATTACGGAGATCGGTGGCCATCGCGTAAACACCAATGAATACGAAAAGGCTGAGAAGGGCAAAGGCAAGCGGACAGCTACGGTCATCGGTGGCGGCGCAGGCCTGGGCGCTCTGATTGGTGGTTTGGCCGGCGGCGGCAAGGGCGCTGCCATCGGCGCGCTGGCGGGTGCAGGTGCTGGAACAGCTGGAGCTGCCTATACCGGCAACAAGGATGTCGTTATCCCCGCCGAATCGGTCATCAGCTTTCACTTGACGGCTCCGGTCACCATCACGAAGTAATTCATCGCGTTTTACACTTGTTATCTGGGCGCCTGTGATTCAGGCGCCCAGATGCTTTTTTGCAGCCAACTCTATCCGGTGGATAAACTGGGGCTATGCGGATGCATCCTGTCTTTCTTCTCTCAGCTACCGATGCGGCTCACTTTCCTGCGGAATCGAAGACCCATGATGCTCCTGAAATTGCATTCCTAGGGCGCTCGAATGTCGGTAAATCTTCGCTGATCAATTCCTTGCTAGGGTCAAAGGAAGCCAGGGTTTCGTCGACGCCGGGCCGGACACGGGCTATTAATTTCTTTGCCCTCTATGAAACCCCGGGCGGAAGAAAAAAAGCTACTCCATTTTTGATATTCGCTGACCTGCCCGGTTATGGCTACGCCAAGATATCGAAATCGATCTCGGCCGAGTGGCCAAAATTTATTGAGCCTTATTTGGCGGAACGAGAGACGCTTGCCCTCTGTGTCTGCCTGGTGGATACCAACATCCCTCCCCAGGAGAGCGATCATCAACTGATCACCTACCTGAAGCAACAGCAGCGCCCTTTTGTTGTAGTAGGTACGAAAGCAGACCGACTCTCTAAGAATGTCCTTGCGAAAAATCTGGCTGCTTTAAAGCACGCGCATGGACTCGATGAGATTCTTCCTATTTCATCAAAGACCGAGGCAGGGATAAAAACTTTGTGGCAGGCGATTGCGGCAACAATCAGTTAGTACGTTGATCAGACGGAATGCAGCGGTTTCGCAGGCACTCCAGCTACAATCGCCCCTGCAGAAACATCCCGGGTAACAACTGCATTCGCTCCGATGGTTGCACCGTCACCAATGGTGACACCACTTAGCACGGTCACTCCCCTGCCAATCCAGACCTCATTGCCGATAGAAATTGCCTTCGCCATGTGCCCAGCGTCTCTTAGCGGTATTCCATCCGCACGGGTATGGTTCGCATCGCGTACGCTCGTGTATTCGCCGATCATTGTGCCTGATCCGATACGGATGCCTTCCATCGCAACCAAATGAACTCCCCGGGAGATTACTACACGATCACCCAAAATAATCCTGGCTGCTCCTTGTGTCTCAAGATGCAGGTCTGGATAAATCAGCGCCTCATCTCCAAAGAGGATGTTTCCTGTTCCATACACCGATGTGCGCCCCAAAACGACCACAGACGTCGGCAATTTTGCACGTAGCTGCGATGCGAGTGAAGCATGGCAATAGACGCGCCACAGCGATTCGCGAAGCGCACCGCTTGCACGCAGAAGAGCCTGCAATGGAGTAACGAGCATGCTTTTTAGCGTTGAATGAGCCATAGCCAGGGTTACCACGGCCTCGGGGGCGAGACGCGGCCACCCTGAGTATCCTTCCATGCCTGATTCATCAGAGAGATCAACGTTCTGTAATATTGCCCTCTTTCCCTGCGCTGTGGAGCCCGGCTGAAGCGATTGCGTATAACGGTGAGCCTATACATGGCAAGCTCGCTCCATTTGGCCATATAAACCTGTGGCCCATGATGCTTACGGTAATAAAGCAACGTGCTGCGCATTCGCCACATGATTACCTGTGCTGTCATCGATGAGAATTCCAGGGTTGTCTTCAGCTGGCGGGAAGACTCTCCTCCTATATGGACGACGACAACATCCGGCCAGTACCAGATGGAGTAACCCGCCTGTTTGATCCTTTTACAGAGATCCACCTCTTCGTAGTAAAGAAAGAACGCCGGATCAAACAAACCGATGTTTTTGAGAACCTCGGGGCGAATGATGGAAAAAGCTCCCGGAACCCAATCGACCGAAGCTGGCTGGTCTCTGTCGGCCCATGTCCGGTCGAAGTGCCCAAAAAATCTGGATTTAGGAAACATGCCCGCCAAACCTGACATCACGACGAGATCATGAATGATGCTATGGAATGAACGCGAAGATGGTTGCCAGTCCCCATTTCTTCCTACCAGCCTGGCACCGCCAAGGCCACAATTCGGCTCGCTATCCATGTGCTGAATAGCTTTTTCAAGCGCACCATCCTGAAAGAAGGCATCAGAGTTCAGCAGAACAAAATATCGCCCTTTTGCCTGCTCCAGAGCCAGATTATTTGCTGCTCCGAAGCCAAGGTTCACTTCACTTTTAAGTAGCTTGACCTCAGGGAAGTCCTTCTCGACCATCTCTGGGGAACCGTCTGACGAATGATTGTCGACGACGAGTATCTCGATCCGGAGATTCCCCGACTCGCGGATGACCGATTCAATACACTCCCTTAAGATCTCCCTCGTATTAAAGGAGACAATGACGATTGAAGCATCGCATTCGTGGCAGTCCGGGGCCGTCTGTAACACAGTGCCTTCAGTATACGAATAAGACTGATTCAAACTAAACCTTTTGTGCGGACATATAGGTCACCAGAGTGAAGTGACTTGTGGAGCTTCACGGAAGCTGCCAGAGATACTGACTCAACCCGAAGCATCCTGTATTCTTCATGAAGAATTCGTAGTGCTTACACTTTGATCGCTTCCAGCCTAAACAATCTTCTGAGGTTCTCGCATCATGACTGGCACCGCCGCCTCTTCCAACAGTGAATTTGATGTCATTCTGATTGCCCCCAATGTTTCTGAACAAATGGGCGGCGAGGCCATTAAGGCACTTCAGATTTACCTGGAACTGGAGCGGCAGGGGGTCCGCGTACACCAGATTACGCATGAACGTGTACAGCCGGAACTGACGAAAA is a genomic window containing:
- the yihA gene encoding ribosome biogenesis GTP-binding protein YihA/YsxC — protein: MRMHPVFLLSATDAAHFPAESKTHDAPEIAFLGRSNVGKSSLINSLLGSKEARVSSTPGRTRAINFFALYETPGGRKKATPFLIFADLPGYGYAKISKSISAEWPKFIEPYLAERETLALCVCLVDTNIPPQESDHQLITYLKQQQRPFVVVGTKADRLSKNVLAKNLAALKHAHGLDEILPISSKTEAGIKTLWQAIAATIS
- a CDS encoding acyltransferase, whose product is MAHSTLKSMLVTPLQALLRASGALRESLWRVYCHASLASQLRAKLPTSVVVLGRTSVYGTGNILFGDEALIYPDLHLETQGAARIILGDRVVISRGVHLVAMEGIRIGSGTMIGEYTSVRDANHTRADGIPLRDAGHMAKAISIGNEVWIGRGVTVLSGVTIGDGATIGANAVVTRDVSAGAIVAGVPAKPLHSV
- a CDS encoding glycosyltransferase family 2 protein, with the protein product MLQTAPDCHECDASIVIVSFNTREILRECIESVIRESGNLRIEILVVDNHSSDGSPEMVEKDFPEVKLLKSEVNLGFGAANNLALEQAKGRYFVLLNSDAFFQDGALEKAIQHMDSEPNCGLGGARLVGRNGDWQPSSRSFHSIIHDLVVMSGLAGMFPKSRFFGHFDRTWADRDQPASVDWVPGAFSIIRPEVLKNIGLFDPAFFLYYEEVDLCKRIKQAGYSIWYWPDVVVVHIGGESSRQLKTTLEFSSMTAQVIMWRMRSTLLYYRKHHGPQVYMAKWSELAMYRLTVIRNRFSRAPQRRERGQYYRTLISLMNQAWKDTQGGRVSPPRPW